In a genomic window of Phalacrocorax aristotelis chromosome 8, bGulAri2.1, whole genome shotgun sequence:
- the LOC142061356 gene encoding protocadherin gamma-C5-like isoform X1 yields the protein MNGVAVRSRGVTTGQILSLLLLFGVSDWVSAAIRYAIPEEARRGSAVGNVVADLALDLGRLPERRLRVVSGGNKKYFGVDLKSGALLVSERIDREELCGALSPCSLSFEIVVENPLELYSGAVEIQDINDNDPVFPSSQARLEISESVSAGARFPLESAQDPDVGINSLQTYQLSANPHFALDVQTRVDGSKYAELVLEKELDREEQRELHLVLTALDGGSPPRSAHVQIRIDVVDANDNAPVFNQSTYKASVRENTPSGTLVARISAYDLDEGPNGDIVYSFSSHTPAKVRELFALDSATGELRIKGRLDYEETKLYEIYLQAKDKGAVPGVAHCKVLVEIVDVNDNAPEVTVTSVYSPVPEDAAPGTVVALLSVTDLDSHDNGLVNCFISPGIPFMLSSSLKSYYTLKTKAALDREKASEYNITITARDSGSPPLSAVKQILVQVSDVNDNVPKSSQDSYDVYVLENNVPGIPILNVSATDPDLGRNAHLSYTILQADPIVGHLFSINRENGTLYLLISLDHEDQVEFRMMVQVQDSGSPPLATNVSVSVFVTDLNDNVPTVLYPHANTTATYTDVVAPGTPAGHMVTKVVAVDADAGYNAWISYTLLQATDPSLFSVGLHSGEIFTARQLREDDAPQHTLVILLKDHGEPVLSASATVSISVAEMVKEMLTDLSDVAPASDPTRHVTFYLILAVILVSAAFFITIVSVGVFKCYKWKHSKELFNSSRSTLYRAPGPFHHIDAVRGGFTPPNFYHQVYLTTDSRQSDLCKKSFTSSPLGSRQSTMRNGEPGLYHQIVGMASRLPTPAELPSACCVPGQTHTDMESVSLQRPAWKWQVLSLFLLCGWGWVSGQIRYSVVEESEVGTVVGNVARDLGLKVEELPGRRLRLGSEESLRHFAVHLDSGALVVSQQLDREHLCGAAASCLLSVQVVTENPLQLFRLEVEILDLNDNSPSFPTAHRTLRVAESASMAARFPLESAQDPDVGTNTVGSYWLSPNSHFSLEVKQQQDGKLFPELVLEHALDREEQPELQLVLTAVDGGSPARSGTAQITVLVLDVNDNAPTFDRTTYKVQVPENMPVGALLLQLNASDPDEGPNGETQYSFGVHTSDSVQRLFTLDPHSGEVRVSGALDFEESPSYEIYVRAHDGGIPEMEGHCVLQVEVEDANDNPPEVLLTSLLNPVPEDTPLETVVGLFNVRDRDSGANGDVSLEISPDVLPFTIRSLQNHFSLVTRDTLDRESISQYVVELVAQDGGSPALTTMLTLLLNISDVNDNPPRFLQPSYNAFLPENNPPGSLLCTVSASDPDEGDNSRLVYSIESGQVQGAPTSSFIHINPENGNLYTQRTFDFELLQVLPVSVAVWDSGYPPLHANVTVYIFVLDQNDHAPTILQPASDSNDQTPQRVPLSAPPGYLVTKVTAVDADAGHNAWLSYRLLPQSTDPSLFRVSLYTGEVRTVRALQDTDAATHQLIVQVTDNGDPPLSTTVTITVALEEAALEEIYKPRDFLAGVREKPDLTLYLIIALAAISTVALATVTLLAAQCLRRRGRATSSHCSCCWLSESPSRDFKHSSPKLQLSSDGTLKYMEVTLRPTDSQSQYYSTCFSPGSDRSDFTFLRPCPPPATPPRETGAFLSATGTLRDRGQQAQPNTDWRFSQTQRPGTSGSQNGEEGGAWPNNQFDTEVLQAMILASANEAADGNSTLGGGTGTMGLSARYGPQFTLQHVPDYRQNVYIPGSTATLTNAAGKRDAKSASSSGGNKKKSGKKEKK from the exons ATGAACGGCGTTGCTGTAAGGAGCCGCGGGGTGACGACGGGGCAGATACTGAGCCTCCTGCTTTTGTTCGGCGTTTCCGACTGGGTTTCCGCCGCGATTCGCTATGCGATTCCCGAGGAGGCGCGGAGAGGCTCCGCGGTGGGGAACGTGGTAGCCGACCTGGCGCTGGACCTCGGGCGACTGCCGGAACGCCGGCTGCGGGTGGTGTCCGGCGGCAACAAGAAGTACTTCGGGGTGGATCTGAAGAGCGGCGCACTGCTGGTGAGCGAGCGGATAGATCGGGAGGAGCTCTGCGGCGctctctctccctgctccctcaGCTTTGAGATCGTGGTGGAAAACCCGCTGGAGCTGTACAGCGGCGCCGTGGAGATCCAGGACATCAATGACAACGACCCGGTTTTTCCCAGCAGCCAGGCGAGGCTGGAAATCAGTGAGTCGGTGTCGGCCGGGGCGCGCTTCCCGCTAGAGAGCGCGCAAGACCCCGATGTGGGGATTAACTCTTTGCAGACCTACCAGCTCAGTGCCAACCCGCACTTTGCGCTCGATGTGCAGACGAGGGTGGATGGCAGCAAGTACGCGGAGCTGGTGCTAGAGaaggagctggacagggagGAGCAACGGGAGCTGCACTTGGTCTTGACTGCGCTGGATGGAGGCAGCCCGCCACGGTCAGCACACGTGCAGATCCGCATTGACGTTGTGGATGCCAACGATAACGCCCCAGTCTTTAACCAATCCACCTACAAGGCAAGTGTGAGGGAGAACACACCCAGTGGTACCCTGGTCGCCAGGATCAGTGCatatgatctggatgaggggcCCAATGGAGACATCGTCTATTCCTTCAGCAGCCACACACCTGCCAAGGTACGAGAACTCTTTGCTCTGGATTCAGCCACGGGGGAGTTGAGGATCAAGGGGCGGTTGGACTATGAGGAAACAAAGCTGTATGAGATTTACTTACAGGCTAAAGACAAGGGTGCCGTTCCTGGTGTCGCTCATTGCAAAGTGCTGGTGGAAATTGTGGATGTGAATGACAATGCTCCAGAGGTGACAGTGACCTCTGTGTACAGCCCTGTGCCTGAAGATGCAGCCCCAGGGACAGTTGTAGCTCTGCTGAGTGTAACAGACTTGGACTCCCATGATAACGGTCTGGTGAACTGCTTCATTTCCCCTGGGATACCGTTCATGCTCAGTTCCTCCCTCAAAAGTTACtacactttgaaaacaaaagcagctctgGACCGGGAAAAAGCATCAGAATATAACATCACTATCACAGCCAGGGACTCGGGCTCACCACCCTTGTCTGCAGTAAAACAGATCCTGGTGCAGGTGTCAGATGTCAATGACAATGTGCCCAAGTCTTCCCAGGACTCCTACGATGTCTACGTGCTGGAGAACAACGTGCCTGGCATCCCCATCCTTAATGTGAGTGCCACAGACCCAGACCTTGGGCGCAACGCCCATCTCTCCTATACCATCTTGCAGGCTGACCCTATTGTAGGCCACCTCTTCTCCATCAACCGGGAGAATGGCACCCTCTACCTGCTCATCTCCCTGGACCATGAGGACCAGGTGGAGTTCAGGATGATGGTGCAGGTCCAGGACAGTGGCTCTCCGCCTTTGGCCACTAATGTCTCAGTCAGTGTGTTTGTCACTGACCTCAATGACAATGTCCCAACTGTGCTGTACCCTCACGCCAATACCACTGCCACCTATACTGATGTGGTGGCACCAGGCACTCCTGCGGGACACATGGTCACCAAGGTGGTGGCTGTAGATGCGGATGCAGGGTACAATGCCTGGATCTCCTATACCCTGTTGCAGGCCACTGACCCCAGCCTCTTCTCAGTTGGGCTGCACAGCGGGGAGATCTTCACAGCCCGCCAGCTCCGGGAGGATGATGCTCCCCAACACACACTAGTCATCCTGCTGAAAGACCATGGGGAGCCTGTACTGTCTGCCAGTGCCACTGTGTCCATCTCTGTGGCTGAGATGGTCAAGGAGATGCTCACTGACCTCTCTGATGTGGCACCCGCCAGTGATCCCACGAGGCATGTGACTTTCTATCTCATCCTGGCTGTGATTTTGGTGTCTGCAGCTTTCTTCATCACCATAGTGTCAGTGGGCGTATTCAAGTGTTACAAGTGGAAGCATTCAAAGGAGCTCTTCAACAGCTCCAGAAGCACCCTATACAGGGCACCAGGGCCATTCCACCACATTGATGCTGTGCGGGGCGGCTTCACACCACCCAACTTCTACCACCAGGTCTATCTCACCACGGACTCTCGCCAGAGTGATCTGTGTAAAAAGTCCTTCACTTCCAGCCCCCTGGGCAGCCGCCAGAGCACCATGAGGAATGGTGAACCAGGGCTGTACCACCAGATTGTGGGCATGGCTAGCCGGCTTCCCACCCCTGCTGAG CTCCCGAGCGCCTGCTGTGTCCCGGGCCAGACGCATACGGACATGGAAAGCGTCAGCCTCCAGCGACCCGCCTGGAAATGGCAAGTACTGAGTTTGTTTTTGCTCTGCGGCTGGGGCTGGGTCTCCGGGCAGATCCGCTACTCAGTGGTTGAGGAGTCAGAGGTGGGAACTGTGGTGGGGAACGTGGCCCGGGACCTGGGCTTGAAGGTGGAGGAGCTGCCAGGTCGCAGGCTACGCCTGGGCTCAGAGGAGAGCCTGCGCCACTTTGCCGTGCACCTGGACAGTGGCGCACTGGTGGTGAGCCAGCAGCTGGACCGGGAACATCTGTGTGGAGCAGCTGCGAGCTGCCTGCTGTCTGTGCAGGTGGTGACAGAGAACCCCCTGCAGCTCTTCCGCCTGGAAGTAGAGATCCTGGACCTGAATGACAACTCCCCAAGCTTCCCCACCGCCCACCGCACCCTGCGTGTTGCTGAGTCTGCCTCAATGGCTGCGCGCTTCCCCCTGGAGAGCGCACAGGACCCTGATGTGGGCACCAATACTGTGGGCTCCTACTGGCTGAGCCCCAACTCCCACTTCTCCCTGGAGgtcaagcagcagcaggatggcaAACTCTTcccagagctggtgctggagcaTGCCCTGGACCGGGAAGAACAGCCAGAATTGCAGCTGGTACTAACAGCTGTGGATGGGGGAAGCCCAGCCCGCTCGGGTACGGCACAAATAACTGTCCTGGTCCTGGACGTCAATGACAATGCACCCACCTTTGACCGCACCACGTACAAGGTGCAAGTGCCAGAAAACATGCCTGTGGgtgccctgctcctccagctcaATGCGTCTGACCCTGATGAGGGCCCCAATGGGGAGACGCAGTACTCCTTTGGGGTTCACACCTCTGACTCCGTTCAGAGGCTCTTCACCCTGGATCCCCACAGTGGTGAGGTCCGGGTGAGTGGGGCCCTGGACTTTGAGGAATCACCTTCCTATGAGATTTATGTGCGAGCCCATGATGGAGGGATCCCAGAGATGGAGGGCCACTGTGTACTGCAGGTGGAAGTGGAGGACGCCAATGACAACCCCCCAGAGGTGCTGCTCACCTCCCTGCTGAACCCGGTGCCAGAAGACACCCCACTGGAGACTGTTGTGGGGCTCTTCAATGTACGTGACCGAGACTCAGGAGCCAACGGGGATGTGAGCTTGGAGATCTCTCCTGATGTGCTGCCTTTCACCATCAGGTCCCTTCAGAACCACTTTTCCCTGGTCACCCGGGACACCCTGGACCGAGAGTCCATCTCACAGTATGTAGTGGAGCTGGTCGCCCAGGATGGTGGGTCGCCTGCCCTCACCACAATGCTCACACTGCTCCTCAACATATCTGACGTGAATGACAACCCCCCGCGCTTCTTGCAGCCCTCCTACAATGCCTTCCTCCCAGAGAACAACCCACCTGGCTCCCTGCTGTGCACTGTCTCTGCCTCGGACCCCGATGAAGGGGATAATTCCCGTCTTGTTTACTCTATAGAAAGTGGCCAAGTGCAGGGTGCCCCGACCTCTTCCTTCATCCACATCAACCCTGAGAATGGCAACCTCTACACTCAGCGCACCTTTGACTTTGAGCTGCTGCAGGTTCTGCCGGTCTCTGTGGCTGTGTGGGACTCAGGGTACCCCCCACTCCATGCCAATGTTACTGTCTACATCTTTGTGCTGGACCAGAATGACCATGCCCCTACCATCCTGCAACCTGCCAGTGATAGCAATGACCAGACACCCCAGAGGGTCCCACTGTCTGCCCCACCAGGCTACCTGGTCACCAAGGTGACAGCAGTGGACGCAGATGCCGGACACAATGCCTGGCTCTCATACCGACTGCTACCGCAGTCCACTGACCCCTCTTTGTTTCGTGTGTCTCTGTACACTGGGGAGGTGCGGACAGTGCGTGCCCTCCAGGACACTGATGCGGCAACACATCAACTCATTGTCCAGGTGACGGACAACGGTGACCCACCGCTCTCCACCACTGTCACCATCACCGTGGCCCTGGAGGAGGCAGCCCTGGAGGAGATTTACAAGCCTCGGGATTTCCTGGCTGGTGTCAGGGAGAAGCCGGACCTGACCCTCTACCTGATCATCGCCCTGGCAGCCATTAGCACTGTGGCGCTCGCCACTGTCACCCTCCTGGCCGCCCAGTGCCTTCGGCGCAGAGGCCGTGCCACCTCTTcgcactgcagctgctgctggctcagcGAGTCGCCCTCCCGGGACTTCAAACACTCCAGCCCCAAGCTCCAGCTCAGTTCCGACGGCACCCTTAAGTACATGGAGGTCACCTTGCGACCCACCGACTCCCAGTCCCAGTACTACAGCACCTGCTTCTCCCCCGGCTCCGACCGGAGCGACTTCACCTTCCTGCGGCCTTGCCCGCCCCCTGCAACCCCACCGAGGGAAACCGGAGCTTTCCTCTCCGCAACCGGTACGCTGCGGGACCGCGGCCAG
- the LOC142061356 gene encoding protocadherin gamma-C5-like isoform X2 translates to MNGVAVRSRGVTTGQILSLLLLFGVSDWVSAAIRYAIPEEARRGSAVGNVVADLALDLGRLPERRLRVVSGGNKKYFGVDLKSGALLVSERIDREELCGALSPCSLSFEIVVENPLELYSGAVEIQDINDNDPVFPSSQARLEISESVSAGARFPLESAQDPDVGINSLQTYQLSANPHFALDVQTRVDGSKYAELVLEKELDREEQRELHLVLTALDGGSPPRSAHVQIRIDVVDANDNAPVFNQSTYKASVRENTPSGTLVARISAYDLDEGPNGDIVYSFSSHTPAKVRELFALDSATGELRIKGRLDYEETKLYEIYLQAKDKGAVPGVAHCKVLVEIVDVNDNAPEVTVTSVYSPVPEDAAPGTVVALLSVTDLDSHDNGLVNCFISPGIPFMLSSSLKSYYTLKTKAALDREKASEYNITITARDSGSPPLSAVKQILVQVSDVNDNVPKSSQDSYDVYVLENNVPGIPILNVSATDPDLGRNAHLSYTILQADPIVGHLFSINRENGTLYLLISLDHEDQVEFRMMVQVQDSGSPPLATNVSVSVFVTDLNDNVPTVLYPHANTTATYTDVVAPGTPAGHMVTKVVAVDADAGYNAWISYTLLQATDPSLFSVGLHSGEIFTARQLREDDAPQHTLVILLKDHGEPVLSASATVSISVAEMVKEMLTDLSDVAPASDPTRHVTFYLILAVILVSAAFFITIVSVGVFKCYKWKHSKELFNSSRSTLYRAPGPFHHIDAVRGGFTPPNFYHQVYLTTDSRQSDLCKKSFTSSPLGSRQSTMRNGEPGLYHQIVGMASRLPTPAELPSACCVPGQTHTDMESVSLQRPAWKWQVLSLFLLCGWGWVSGQIRYSVVEESEVGTVVGNVARDLGLKVEELPGRRLRLGSEESLRHFAVHLDSGALVVSQQLDREHLCGAAASCLLSVQVVTENPLQLFRLEVEILDLNDNSPSFPTAHRTLRVAESASMAARFPLESAQDPDVGTNTVGSYWLSPNSHFSLEVKQQQDGKLFPELVLEHALDREEQPELQLVLTAVDGGSPARSGTAQITVLVLDVNDNAPTFDRTTYKVQVPENMPVGALLLQLNASDPDEGPNGETQYSFGVHTSDSVQRLFTLDPHSGEVRVSGALDFEESPSYEIYVRAHDGGIPEMEGHCVLQVEVEDANDNPPEVLLTSLLNPVPEDTPLETVVGLFNVRDRDSGANGDVSLEISPDVLPFTIRSLQNHFSLVTRDTLDRESISQYVVELVAQDGGSPALTTMLTLLLNISDVNDNPPRFLQPSYNAFLPENNPPGSLLCTVSASDPDEGDNSRLVYSIESGQVQGAPTSSFIHINPENGNLYTQRTFDFELLQVLPVSVAVWDSGYPPLHANVTVYIFVLDQNDHAPTILQPASDSNDQTPQRVPLSAPPGYLVTKVTAVDADAGHNAWLSYRLLPQSTDPSLFRVSLYTGEVRTVRALQDTDAATHQLIVQVTDNGDPPLSTTVTITVALEEAALEEIYKPRDFLAGVREKPDLTLYLIIALAAISTVALATVTLLAAQCLRRRGRATSSHCSCCWLSESPSRDFKHSSPKLQLSSDGTLKYMEVTLRPTDSQSQYYSTCFSPGSDRSDFTFLRPCPPPATPPRETGAFLSATGTLRDRGQQAQPNTDWRFSQTQRPGTSGSC, encoded by the exons ATGAACGGCGTTGCTGTAAGGAGCCGCGGGGTGACGACGGGGCAGATACTGAGCCTCCTGCTTTTGTTCGGCGTTTCCGACTGGGTTTCCGCCGCGATTCGCTATGCGATTCCCGAGGAGGCGCGGAGAGGCTCCGCGGTGGGGAACGTGGTAGCCGACCTGGCGCTGGACCTCGGGCGACTGCCGGAACGCCGGCTGCGGGTGGTGTCCGGCGGCAACAAGAAGTACTTCGGGGTGGATCTGAAGAGCGGCGCACTGCTGGTGAGCGAGCGGATAGATCGGGAGGAGCTCTGCGGCGctctctctccctgctccctcaGCTTTGAGATCGTGGTGGAAAACCCGCTGGAGCTGTACAGCGGCGCCGTGGAGATCCAGGACATCAATGACAACGACCCGGTTTTTCCCAGCAGCCAGGCGAGGCTGGAAATCAGTGAGTCGGTGTCGGCCGGGGCGCGCTTCCCGCTAGAGAGCGCGCAAGACCCCGATGTGGGGATTAACTCTTTGCAGACCTACCAGCTCAGTGCCAACCCGCACTTTGCGCTCGATGTGCAGACGAGGGTGGATGGCAGCAAGTACGCGGAGCTGGTGCTAGAGaaggagctggacagggagGAGCAACGGGAGCTGCACTTGGTCTTGACTGCGCTGGATGGAGGCAGCCCGCCACGGTCAGCACACGTGCAGATCCGCATTGACGTTGTGGATGCCAACGATAACGCCCCAGTCTTTAACCAATCCACCTACAAGGCAAGTGTGAGGGAGAACACACCCAGTGGTACCCTGGTCGCCAGGATCAGTGCatatgatctggatgaggggcCCAATGGAGACATCGTCTATTCCTTCAGCAGCCACACACCTGCCAAGGTACGAGAACTCTTTGCTCTGGATTCAGCCACGGGGGAGTTGAGGATCAAGGGGCGGTTGGACTATGAGGAAACAAAGCTGTATGAGATTTACTTACAGGCTAAAGACAAGGGTGCCGTTCCTGGTGTCGCTCATTGCAAAGTGCTGGTGGAAATTGTGGATGTGAATGACAATGCTCCAGAGGTGACAGTGACCTCTGTGTACAGCCCTGTGCCTGAAGATGCAGCCCCAGGGACAGTTGTAGCTCTGCTGAGTGTAACAGACTTGGACTCCCATGATAACGGTCTGGTGAACTGCTTCATTTCCCCTGGGATACCGTTCATGCTCAGTTCCTCCCTCAAAAGTTACtacactttgaaaacaaaagcagctctgGACCGGGAAAAAGCATCAGAATATAACATCACTATCACAGCCAGGGACTCGGGCTCACCACCCTTGTCTGCAGTAAAACAGATCCTGGTGCAGGTGTCAGATGTCAATGACAATGTGCCCAAGTCTTCCCAGGACTCCTACGATGTCTACGTGCTGGAGAACAACGTGCCTGGCATCCCCATCCTTAATGTGAGTGCCACAGACCCAGACCTTGGGCGCAACGCCCATCTCTCCTATACCATCTTGCAGGCTGACCCTATTGTAGGCCACCTCTTCTCCATCAACCGGGAGAATGGCACCCTCTACCTGCTCATCTCCCTGGACCATGAGGACCAGGTGGAGTTCAGGATGATGGTGCAGGTCCAGGACAGTGGCTCTCCGCCTTTGGCCACTAATGTCTCAGTCAGTGTGTTTGTCACTGACCTCAATGACAATGTCCCAACTGTGCTGTACCCTCACGCCAATACCACTGCCACCTATACTGATGTGGTGGCACCAGGCACTCCTGCGGGACACATGGTCACCAAGGTGGTGGCTGTAGATGCGGATGCAGGGTACAATGCCTGGATCTCCTATACCCTGTTGCAGGCCACTGACCCCAGCCTCTTCTCAGTTGGGCTGCACAGCGGGGAGATCTTCACAGCCCGCCAGCTCCGGGAGGATGATGCTCCCCAACACACACTAGTCATCCTGCTGAAAGACCATGGGGAGCCTGTACTGTCTGCCAGTGCCACTGTGTCCATCTCTGTGGCTGAGATGGTCAAGGAGATGCTCACTGACCTCTCTGATGTGGCACCCGCCAGTGATCCCACGAGGCATGTGACTTTCTATCTCATCCTGGCTGTGATTTTGGTGTCTGCAGCTTTCTTCATCACCATAGTGTCAGTGGGCGTATTCAAGTGTTACAAGTGGAAGCATTCAAAGGAGCTCTTCAACAGCTCCAGAAGCACCCTATACAGGGCACCAGGGCCATTCCACCACATTGATGCTGTGCGGGGCGGCTTCACACCACCCAACTTCTACCACCAGGTCTATCTCACCACGGACTCTCGCCAGAGTGATCTGTGTAAAAAGTCCTTCACTTCCAGCCCCCTGGGCAGCCGCCAGAGCACCATGAGGAATGGTGAACCAGGGCTGTACCACCAGATTGTGGGCATGGCTAGCCGGCTTCCCACCCCTGCTGAG CTCCCGAGCGCCTGCTGTGTCCCGGGCCAGACGCATACGGACATGGAAAGCGTCAGCCTCCAGCGACCCGCCTGGAAATGGCAAGTACTGAGTTTGTTTTTGCTCTGCGGCTGGGGCTGGGTCTCCGGGCAGATCCGCTACTCAGTGGTTGAGGAGTCAGAGGTGGGAACTGTGGTGGGGAACGTGGCCCGGGACCTGGGCTTGAAGGTGGAGGAGCTGCCAGGTCGCAGGCTACGCCTGGGCTCAGAGGAGAGCCTGCGCCACTTTGCCGTGCACCTGGACAGTGGCGCACTGGTGGTGAGCCAGCAGCTGGACCGGGAACATCTGTGTGGAGCAGCTGCGAGCTGCCTGCTGTCTGTGCAGGTGGTGACAGAGAACCCCCTGCAGCTCTTCCGCCTGGAAGTAGAGATCCTGGACCTGAATGACAACTCCCCAAGCTTCCCCACCGCCCACCGCACCCTGCGTGTTGCTGAGTCTGCCTCAATGGCTGCGCGCTTCCCCCTGGAGAGCGCACAGGACCCTGATGTGGGCACCAATACTGTGGGCTCCTACTGGCTGAGCCCCAACTCCCACTTCTCCCTGGAGgtcaagcagcagcaggatggcaAACTCTTcccagagctggtgctggagcaTGCCCTGGACCGGGAAGAACAGCCAGAATTGCAGCTGGTACTAACAGCTGTGGATGGGGGAAGCCCAGCCCGCTCGGGTACGGCACAAATAACTGTCCTGGTCCTGGACGTCAATGACAATGCACCCACCTTTGACCGCACCACGTACAAGGTGCAAGTGCCAGAAAACATGCCTGTGGgtgccctgctcctccagctcaATGCGTCTGACCCTGATGAGGGCCCCAATGGGGAGACGCAGTACTCCTTTGGGGTTCACACCTCTGACTCCGTTCAGAGGCTCTTCACCCTGGATCCCCACAGTGGTGAGGTCCGGGTGAGTGGGGCCCTGGACTTTGAGGAATCACCTTCCTATGAGATTTATGTGCGAGCCCATGATGGAGGGATCCCAGAGATGGAGGGCCACTGTGTACTGCAGGTGGAAGTGGAGGACGCCAATGACAACCCCCCAGAGGTGCTGCTCACCTCCCTGCTGAACCCGGTGCCAGAAGACACCCCACTGGAGACTGTTGTGGGGCTCTTCAATGTACGTGACCGAGACTCAGGAGCCAACGGGGATGTGAGCTTGGAGATCTCTCCTGATGTGCTGCCTTTCACCATCAGGTCCCTTCAGAACCACTTTTCCCTGGTCACCCGGGACACCCTGGACCGAGAGTCCATCTCACAGTATGTAGTGGAGCTGGTCGCCCAGGATGGTGGGTCGCCTGCCCTCACCACAATGCTCACACTGCTCCTCAACATATCTGACGTGAATGACAACCCCCCGCGCTTCTTGCAGCCCTCCTACAATGCCTTCCTCCCAGAGAACAACCCACCTGGCTCCCTGCTGTGCACTGTCTCTGCCTCGGACCCCGATGAAGGGGATAATTCCCGTCTTGTTTACTCTATAGAAAGTGGCCAAGTGCAGGGTGCCCCGACCTCTTCCTTCATCCACATCAACCCTGAGAATGGCAACCTCTACACTCAGCGCACCTTTGACTTTGAGCTGCTGCAGGTTCTGCCGGTCTCTGTGGCTGTGTGGGACTCAGGGTACCCCCCACTCCATGCCAATGTTACTGTCTACATCTTTGTGCTGGACCAGAATGACCATGCCCCTACCATCCTGCAACCTGCCAGTGATAGCAATGACCAGACACCCCAGAGGGTCCCACTGTCTGCCCCACCAGGCTACCTGGTCACCAAGGTGACAGCAGTGGACGCAGATGCCGGACACAATGCCTGGCTCTCATACCGACTGCTACCGCAGTCCACTGACCCCTCTTTGTTTCGTGTGTCTCTGTACACTGGGGAGGTGCGGACAGTGCGTGCCCTCCAGGACACTGATGCGGCAACACATCAACTCATTGTCCAGGTGACGGACAACGGTGACCCACCGCTCTCCACCACTGTCACCATCACCGTGGCCCTGGAGGAGGCAGCCCTGGAGGAGATTTACAAGCCTCGGGATTTCCTGGCTGGTGTCAGGGAGAAGCCGGACCTGACCCTCTACCTGATCATCGCCCTGGCAGCCATTAGCACTGTGGCGCTCGCCACTGTCACCCTCCTGGCCGCCCAGTGCCTTCGGCGCAGAGGCCGTGCCACCTCTTcgcactgcagctgctgctggctcagcGAGTCGCCCTCCCGGGACTTCAAACACTCCAGCCCCAAGCTCCAGCTCAGTTCCGACGGCACCCTTAAGTACATGGAGGTCACCTTGCGACCCACCGACTCCCAGTCCCAGTACTACAGCACCTGCTTCTCCCCCGGCTCCGACCGGAGCGACTTCACCTTCCTGCGGCCTTGCCCGCCCCCTGCAACCCCACCGAGGGAAACCGGAGCTTTCCTCTCCGCAACCGGTACGCTGCGGGACCGCGGCCAG